A region of Lycium barbarum isolate Lr01 chromosome 1, ASM1917538v2, whole genome shotgun sequence DNA encodes the following proteins:
- the LOC132626420 gene encoding transcription factor TCP10-like, whose translation MNHQLQVSNQKEEKSPSSSEQEEGKKEEESFQENAQENQHLQQWANYFTSPSATLVTKHQNNTQCRPSHKAEIKKVSLKKKPKRAKQDVMEVHGGRIVRATGTKDRHSKVSTATGTKDRRVRLSPNTAIQFYDVQDRLGYDRPSKAIDWLIKEAQKAIEALEKNPFQVFPMTTDSTNKALNWQTTNAKSKEGQFAIEQSWSADKKTELEELARDSFKLNATMQYSADQFPEKSYKEKSSKVCQSLNCSQIGNLSLFSSANDATIQSFCELQTHPQGHFHSEAKKQSANDSKIQCGHFHSETKKQPTNDTKIQSLCELQTYPQGHFHSETKKQPTNDANIQSFCELQTYPQGHFHSETKHQSAQLGSFFNFQSSHQNESINFSGDHHQGLLNKTNLELREDSRFSFLPQNFPIVLGQNQLFNYQREPLQSSSNFPQTTYSNIGFTNDGLLGISTAPIIQVEEEEEEHGTLSSTLSAINATTLLHYQD comes from the coding sequence ATGAATCATCAGCTTCAAGTATCaaatcaaaaagaagaaaaatcaccatcatcatcagaacaagaagaaggaaaaaaagaggAGGAATCCTTTCAAGAAAATGCCCAAGAAAACCAGCATTTGCAACAATGGGCCAATTATTTCACTTCCCCTAGTGCAACTTTGGTCACAAAGCACCAAAACAACACACAATGTCGTCCAAGTCACAAAGCAGAAATCAAGAAAGTATCACTAAAAAAGAAGCCAAAGAGAGCCAAACAAGATGTTATGGAAGTCCATGGCGGCCGTATTGTCCGAGCCACGGGGACAAAAGACCGGCACAGCAAGGTTTCAACAGCCACCGGTACGAAGGACAGGCGAGTTAGGCTCTCGCCTAACACGGCAATTCAGTTCTACGATGTGCAAGATCGTCTTGGCTATGACCGCCCTAGTAAGGCCATCGATTGGCTGATTAAAGAAGCTCAAAAAGCTATCGAAGCACTTGAAAAAAACCCTTTTCAAGTCTTTCCCATGACGACTGACTCAACAAATAAAGCACTAAATTGGCAAACTACAAATGCTAAAAGCAAAGAAGGCCAATTTGCGATCGAACAGAGTTGGTCTGCTGATAAGAAAACAGAGTTAGAAGAGTTGGCTCGCGACTCTTTTAAGCTTAATGCTACAATGCAGTACTCAGCTGATCAATTTCCAGAGAAAAGCTATAAAGAAAAGAGTTCAAAAGTTTGTCAATCTTTGAATTGCAGCCAAATTGGGAATTTGAGCTTGTTTTCATCAGCAAATGATGCCACGATTCAATCTTTTTGTGAATTGCAGACTCATCCACAAGGTCATTTTCACTCAGAAGCCAAAAAACAATCAGCAAATGATTCCAAGATTCAATGTGGCCATTTTCACTCGGAAACCAAAAAACAACCAACTAATGATACCAAGATTCAATCACTTTGTGAATTGCAGACTTACCCACAAGGCCATTTTCACTCAGAAACCAAAAAACAACCAACTAATGATGCCAATATTCAATCATTCTGTGAATTGCAGACATACCCACAAGGCCATTTTCACTCAGAAACCAAACACCAATCAGCCCAACTAGGCAGCTTTTTCAATTTTCAGTCATCACATCAAAATGAGTCCATCAATTTTTCTGGTGATCATCATCAGGGCTTGTTAAACAAGACCAATTTAGAGTTAAGAGAGGATTCAAGATTCAGCTTTTTACCACAAAATTTCCCCATAGTTTTAGGCCAAAACCAACTGTTTAATTATCAGAGGGAACCCCTTCAGTCCAGTTCAAATTTTCCTCAAACTACTTATTCCAATATTGGATTTACAAATGATGGCTTATTGGGAATTTCTACTGCTCCAATAAtacaagttgaagaagaagaagaggaacaCGGTACACTTTCCAGTACTCTTTCAGCTATTAATGCAACTACTCTTCTACATTATCAAGACTAG